One genomic segment of Natranaerovirga pectinivora includes these proteins:
- a CDS encoding cobyrinate a,c-diamide synthase, giving the protein MSYPRIMIAGVSSGVGKTTVTMGLLAALSKKMVVQPFKVGPDYIDTAYHSYITGKKSRNLDNYLLNNETVQGLFIKNMKDAQIGVIEGVMGLYDGAGESTDVGSSASVAKVLSCPVILVVDGSGIATSVAALVKGFVDFDPDLNLKGVIVNKVNSKRHYDILKEAIETYTSVTCYGYLQKNNRGSIKSRHLGLVPSWEMEDLDLKIKLLTEDIEKNIDLDGLIEVAKNVSQDNIELFMEKSEIISEDIHIAIPYDEAFNFYYEDNLDLLKELGATLHFFSPIKDKVIPRRMDFIYFGGGFPEVFGKALEENHSMKSELLKKLQEGIPYLAECGGLMYLCEELVDMDGTSYKMLGWLQGKCVMTKGLKRFGYKGLTLGFHSILGKKGTSLKVHEFHHSEAFINHPMVYHLEKIRKGELIDQYQCGYIKGNGVAGYPHLHFYSNKDIAVNIIKAAANYSKRLREI; this is encoded by the coding sequence ATGAGTTATCCAAGAATAATGATAGCAGGTGTAAGCAGTGGTGTTGGAAAAACAACAGTCACTATGGGTTTGTTAGCAGCACTGTCTAAAAAAATGGTTGTTCAACCTTTTAAAGTAGGTCCAGATTACATAGATACAGCCTATCACTCTTATATTACAGGCAAAAAAAGTCGTAACTTAGACAATTATTTGCTTAACAATGAAACGGTTCAAGGACTATTTATTAAAAATATGAAAGATGCCCAGATTGGCGTTATTGAAGGGGTAATGGGATTATACGATGGAGCTGGGGAAAGCACAGATGTTGGAAGTTCTGCAAGTGTAGCAAAAGTTTTATCCTGTCCTGTCATTTTAGTGGTAGATGGGAGTGGTATTGCTACAAGTGTTGCTGCCCTTGTAAAAGGTTTTGTTGACTTTGACCCAGATCTTAATCTAAAAGGTGTTATAGTTAACAAAGTCAATTCCAAGAGACATTATGACATCCTTAAAGAGGCCATTGAAACCTACACTTCTGTAACTTGCTATGGGTATTTACAAAAAAACAATAGAGGTTCTATAAAATCAAGACACTTGGGCTTAGTACCTAGCTGGGAGATGGAGGATTTAGACCTAAAAATAAAATTATTAACAGAAGACATTGAAAAAAACATTGATTTAGATGGATTAATAGAAGTGGCTAAAAATGTTTCTCAAGACAATATAGAATTGTTTATGGAGAAAAGTGAAATAATAAGTGAAGACATTCATATAGCCATTCCATACGATGAAGCTTTTAACTTTTATTATGAAGACAATCTAGACCTACTAAAAGAATTAGGAGCAACATTACATTTTTTTAGTCCTATAAAAGATAAAGTCATACCTAGAAGGATGGATTTTATATATTTTGGTGGTGGGTTTCCAGAAGTATTTGGTAAAGCACTAGAAGAAAATCACTCAATGAAAAGTGAACTGCTGAAAAAATTACAAGAAGGCATCCCATATTTAGCAGAGTGTGGTGGACTAATGTATTTGTGTGAAGAATTAGTAGATATGGATGGGACTTCTTATAAAATGTTAGGATGGCTTCAAGGAAAATGTGTAATGACAAAGGGATTAAAAAGATTTGGTTATAAAGGGTTAACCCTTGGATTTCATAGTATTTTAGGAAAAAAAGGGACATCTCTTAAAGTACATGAATTTCACCATTCAGAGGCTTTTATCAATCATCCAATGGTATATCACTTAGAAAAAATTAGAAAAGGGGAATTAATAGACCAATACCAGTGTGGCTACATAAAAGGCAATGGTGTGGCTGGGTACCCACATCTACATTTTTATAGTAATAAGGACATTGCAGTTAATATTATAAAAGCAGCGGCTAACTATTCTAAAAGATTAAGGGAGATATAA
- the cobK gene encoding precorrin-6A reductase, which produces MILLLGGTSDGLKLAKELYAYTKDIIMSTATDYGHLIAEEAFQGKVIWGQMDERELLAFCEAYKINHIIDATHPYAQIISENAIKVCKALNINYWRYERPASIEDNIVNVIWCKDYYEAGEYINKREGNVLVTTGSRHIDKFLEGIENIERVFVRVLPITENIKKLENLKLTPKQIIAIQGPFSMKMNKEMLDHIKAKFLLTKESGTIGHTKEKIEAALHCGVEVIMIKRPLVQYPNVYETIEGLIGAIKRTAM; this is translated from the coding sequence ATGATTTTACTACTAGGAGGGACCAGCGATGGTTTAAAACTTGCCAAGGAATTGTATGCTTATACCAAAGACATTATTATGAGTACAGCCACAGACTATGGTCACTTAATTGCAGAAGAAGCTTTTCAAGGAAAGGTAATATGGGGGCAAATGGATGAACGAGAACTTTTGGCCTTTTGTGAGGCATATAAAATCAATCACATTATAGATGCCACTCATCCCTATGCTCAGATCATATCTGAAAATGCCATAAAAGTCTGTAAGGCCTTAAATATAAATTATTGGCGGTATGAACGACCCGCAAGTATAGAGGATAACATTGTAAATGTCATTTGGTGTAAAGATTATTATGAAGCAGGAGAATATATTAATAAAAGAGAAGGTAATGTACTGGTAACAACAGGGAGTAGGCATATTGATAAATTTTTAGAAGGTATAGAAAATATTGAAAGAGTTTTTGTAAGGGTTCTTCCGATAACAGAGAATATAAAAAAGCTTGAAAACTTAAAACTTACGCCAAAGCAAATCATAGCCATTCAAGGGCCTTTTTCAATGAAAATGAACAAAGAAATGTTAGATCATATTAAGGCCAAGTTTTTATTAACAAAAGAAAGTGGCACCATTGGACATACAAAAGAAAAAATAGAAGCAGCTCTTCATTGTGGTGTAGAGGTCATAATGATAAAACGACCATTGGTACAATACCCTAATGTATATGAAACCATAGAAGGATTGATAGGGGCAATAAAAAGAACAGCGATGTAA
- the cobJ gene encoding precorrin-3B C(17)-methyltransferase, translating into MKGKIYAIGLGPGDLQGMSLKAKETIIDCDGIVGYRVYVQQIKTLISEKDIYENGMGQEINRCEKAIEWAQEGKKVAMVCSGDSGVYGMAGLLYELLNKNNLLAKIPLEIIPGVTSAMACGSLLGAPIVEDFCTISLSDYMTPYETIEKRIEYAAKGDFTIAIYNPRSSKRPEYLRKAVDILLAIRSESTPVGIVRQAYREEQKIIRTTLGKIPFEEVDMFSTVIIGNSKTKWLGDYMVTSRGYAL; encoded by the coding sequence GTGAAAGGTAAAATATATGCAATAGGACTTGGACCAGGAGATTTGCAAGGAATGAGCTTAAAAGCAAAAGAAACCATTATAGATTGTGATGGGATTGTTGGGTATAGGGTATATGTACAACAAATCAAAACACTTATTAGTGAGAAAGACATCTACGAAAATGGTATGGGACAAGAAATAAATCGATGTGAAAAAGCAATAGAATGGGCACAAGAAGGAAAAAAAGTTGCTATGGTATGTAGTGGTGACTCGGGAGTATATGGAATGGCAGGATTGCTTTATGAATTACTTAATAAAAACAATCTTCTAGCTAAAATACCTTTGGAAATCATTCCAGGCGTAACGTCAGCAATGGCTTGTGGGTCTTTGTTAGGAGCGCCAATTGTTGAAGATTTTTGTACCATTAGTTTAAGCGACTATATGACCCCCTATGAAACAATAGAGAAGCGCATTGAATATGCGGCTAAAGGGGATTTTACAATAGCCATATATAATCCAAGAAGTAGCAAACGACCTGAATACTTAAGAAAAGCAGTAGACATTTTATTAGCTATAAGAAGTGAATCAACCCCAGTGGGTATTGTGAGACAAGCCTATAGAGAGGAACAAAAGATCATTAGAACCACATTAGGGAAGATTCCTTTTGAGGAAGTGGATATGTTCTCCACTGTCATTATAGGTAATTCAAAAACAAAGTGGTTGGGTGATTATATGGTTACTTCTAGAGGGTATGCTTTATGA
- a CDS encoding precorrin-8X methylmutase, with translation MYNYIENPQEIERQSFKIIHSEMKNTELEPIKLSIIKRVIHTTTDFDYEDILLFKEKVEETLLNAMKKGCMIVTDTEMIKAGISKPLAKELNITMHSFVGTEEAYHMAKEKGITRSMAAVDIALDLPQDKLFVIGNAPTALYRILEKKQLNNVRGVIGVPVGFVGAKESKEALWESNIPSIISQGRKGGSTVAVAIVNALLREAVKAIEE, from the coding sequence GTGTATAACTATATTGAGAACCCACAAGAAATTGAAAGACAAAGCTTTAAAATCATTCACAGTGAAATGAAAAACACAGAATTAGAGCCAATAAAACTTAGCATTATAAAAAGGGTCATACATACAACCACAGATTTTGATTATGAAGATATTCTTTTATTTAAAGAAAAGGTAGAAGAAACACTTTTGAATGCTATGAAAAAAGGTTGTATGATTGTGACTGATACAGAGATGATAAAAGCAGGTATAAGCAAACCATTGGCAAAGGAACTGAATATAACCATGCATTCCTTTGTTGGTACTGAAGAAGCCTATCATATGGCTAAAGAAAAAGGGATAACAAGATCAATGGCGGCAGTAGACATAGCTTTAGACTTGCCACAAGACAAACTATTTGTTATTGGCAATGCACCAACAGCCCTTTATAGAATCCTAGAAAAGAAACAGCTAAATAATGTAAGAGGTGTTATAGGCGTACCTGTTGGATTTGTAGGGGCCAAAGAATCAAAAGAGGCCCTTTGGGAGAGTAATATACCCTCTATTATATCTCAAGGGAGAAAAGGTGGCAGTACAGTAGCTGTAGCCATAGTGAATGCTTTGTTAAGAGAAGCGGTGAAAGCCATTGAAGAATAA
- a CDS encoding sirohydrochlorin cobaltochelatase, producing the protein MKKEKAILVVSFGSSYKEAREKAIEPIEEKIEKAFPNYHIDRAFTSYRIIEKLKKEGIIYQNPKEALEKLIHLGYKEIFVQPLHIIPGFEYEKIKEIIDEVDKKDVRIVLSQPLLYTEEDYERVIDGLKAQCPPLKEDEIVLLAGHGTEHKANQCYIELQEKLRDMKLPFIVGTIEDGLEDILLELNEKAYRSVTLMPFLLVAGDHALNDLISNKEDSWQTCLLELGYEVKGYLKGLGENPLIQEMYVKYVEKLIR; encoded by the coding sequence ATGAAAAAAGAAAAAGCAATATTAGTTGTTAGCTTTGGAAGCAGTTATAAAGAAGCAAGGGAAAAGGCAATAGAACCTATTGAAGAAAAAATAGAAAAAGCATTCCCTAATTATCACATAGATCGTGCTTTCACATCTTATAGAATTATAGAAAAGTTAAAGAAAGAAGGAATCATCTACCAAAATCCAAAAGAAGCCTTAGAAAAACTCATTCATTTAGGGTATAAAGAAATCTTTGTACAACCCTTGCATATTATTCCAGGATTTGAATATGAAAAAATCAAAGAGATTATTGATGAGGTAGATAAAAAAGACGTTAGGATTGTTTTAAGTCAGCCCCTTCTCTATACAGAAGAAGATTATGAAAGAGTTATTGATGGATTAAAAGCCCAATGCCCACCATTAAAAGAAGATGAAATTGTTCTATTAGCAGGACATGGAACGGAACATAAAGCAAACCAATGCTATATAGAGTTACAAGAAAAGTTAAGAGATATGAAACTGCCTTTCATCGTAGGAACCATAGAAGATGGTTTAGAAGATATTCTATTAGAATTAAATGAAAAAGCATATAGAAGTGTTACATTAATGCCCTTTTTATTAGTGGCTGGAGACCACGCTTTAAATGATTTAATAAGCAATAAGGAAGATTCTTGGCAGACATGTTTATTAGAGCTAGGATATGAGGTAAAAGGTTATTTAAAAGGGCTAGGGGAGAATCCACTCATACAAGAAATGTATGTGAAATATGTGGAAAAGCTTATCAGGTAA
- the hpf gene encoding ribosome hibernation-promoting factor, HPF/YfiA family, with the protein MRYIISGRNIEMTEALKNAIEDKLGKLERFFTPDTEAQITLSVQKERHIIEVTIPVKGQIIRGEEVDTNMYAAIDNVVDIIERQLIKYKKKIIDKHHSGGSFKKEFLQQVEEPIDDDIKILKTKRFAVKPMDEEEACFQMELLGHNFFVFRNSESDEVNVVYKRKNNSYGLIEPEF; encoded by the coding sequence ATGCGCTATATTATAAGTGGAAGAAATATTGAAATGACAGAGGCACTGAAAAACGCAATCGAGGATAAGTTGGGGAAGTTAGAGCGCTTTTTTACTCCTGATACGGAAGCTCAAATCACTTTAAGTGTTCAAAAAGAAAGACACATTATTGAAGTGACTATTCCAGTAAAAGGTCAAATTATCAGAGGCGAAGAAGTAGATACGAATATGTATGCTGCTATTGATAATGTTGTTGATATTATTGAAAGACAACTTATTAAGTATAAGAAAAAAATTATAGATAAACATCACTCAGGCGGATCATTCAAAAAAGAATTCTTACAACAAGTTGAAGAACCAATTGATGATGATATAAAAATATTAAAAACAAAAAGATTTGCAGTAAAACCAATGGACGAAGAGGAAGCTTGCTTCCAAATGGAATTATTAGGACATAACTTCTTTGTATTTAGAAACAGTGAATCTGATGAAGTGAATGTTGTTTATAAAAGAAAAAACAATTCTTATGGATTAATTGAACCAGAATTCTAG
- a CDS encoding cob(I)yrinic acid a,c-diamide adenosyltransferase, producing the protein MEKGYIQIYTGDGKGKTTAALGLGLRGVGNGLKVIMVQFLKGNHTSELDSVKKLEGSFEIIQIAGHKKFFWQLSLEEKVEYKEKLQEAFKKVSMLMVSNDYDIFILDEILGALKNQMVTLEQVLELMAKKPNKMELVLTGRDCPSELIEKADLVTEMKEVKHYYSTGVKSRKGIEF; encoded by the coding sequence ATGGAAAAAGGTTATATTCAAATCTATACAGGTGATGGTAAAGGAAAAACCACAGCAGCATTAGGGTTAGGACTTCGTGGGGTAGGCAATGGATTAAAAGTCATAATGGTTCAATTTTTAAAAGGAAACCACACAAGTGAGTTAGATTCAGTAAAAAAATTAGAGGGTTCCTTTGAAATCATTCAAATCGCTGGACATAAAAAATTCTTTTGGCAATTGTCATTGGAAGAGAAGGTTGAGTATAAAGAAAAATTGCAAGAGGCATTCAAAAAAGTGAGTATGTTAATGGTATCAAATGACTATGATATATTTATATTAGATGAGATTCTAGGTGCCCTAAAAAATCAAATGGTTACTTTAGAACAGGTTTTAGAGTTAATGGCAAAAAAACCGAATAAAATGGAATTGGTTTTAACTGGTAGGGATTGTCCTAGTGAGCTTATAGAAAAAGCAGACCTAGTAACAGAAATGAAGGAAGTTAAGCATTATTATTCAACAGGAGTAAAGAGTCGTAAAGGGATTGAATTCTAA
- the cobI gene encoding precorrin-2 C(20)-methyltransferase — protein MAKFYGIGVGPGDPELLTIKASRILSQIDVVLLPQTKEGKKGVAYTIIEPYLKENLEHVYVNFPMVKDESIFIEAGKEAAKEVEKHIGLGKNVAFVTLGDPSVYSSYGYIIKALSKDMPIETIPGITSFCASAAMINQPLVEKDEILSIIPMNATDDKIGKVLEASDAFAFMKIYNRENRVLDHLNTHQIINNSVLIKRCGFEDSQIDPDIKENILKNKDYLSLVLSRKGCL, from the coding sequence ATGGCAAAATTTTACGGAATAGGCGTAGGACCAGGAGACCCAGAGCTATTAACCATTAAGGCTTCTAGGATACTATCTCAAATAGACGTTGTATTATTACCACAAACCAAAGAAGGTAAGAAAGGTGTTGCATACACCATTATTGAACCTTATTTAAAGGAAAATCTAGAACATGTCTATGTTAACTTTCCTATGGTGAAAGATGAAAGTATATTTATAGAAGCAGGAAAAGAAGCAGCTAAAGAAGTAGAGAAACACATTGGATTAGGAAAAAATGTTGCCTTTGTTACATTAGGAGACCCGTCTGTATATAGCAGTTATGGCTATATTATTAAAGCCTTGTCAAAGGATATGCCAATTGAAACCATACCTGGTATCACATCTTTTTGTGCATCAGCTGCAATGATTAATCAACCTTTAGTAGAAAAAGATGAAATTTTAAGTATTATTCCTATGAATGCAACAGATGACAAAATAGGTAAAGTTTTAGAAGCATCCGATGCTTTTGCATTTATGAAAATATACAATAGAGAAAATAGAGTATTGGACCATCTTAACACCCATCAAATTATAAACAATAGTGTGTTAATAAAAAGATGTGGTTTTGAAGACAGCCAAATAGACCCCGACATTAAAGAAAATATATTAAAAAACAAAGACTATCTAAGTCTAGTACTCAGTAGAAAGGGGTGTTTATAG
- the cbiT gene encoding precorrin-6Y C5,15-methyltransferase (decarboxylating) subunit CbiT, which yields MWNKTVQGIPDELFIRGDVPMTKSEVRAITLSKLQLERDSLVLDIGCGTGSVSIECGLRASEGWITAVDQKEEAIHLTQENGKRFQVKNITTIQGKAPEILPKENFDRIFLGGGSKDLEHIIGYAKAYLNPEGIFVANTILLNSSYEILQLLKKNNFKNINCIQVQLSRGYDHKVGWMMKGLNPIYIISAEQ from the coding sequence ATGTGGAATAAAACAGTACAAGGCATACCTGATGAACTTTTTATAAGAGGGGATGTGCCTATGACCAAGTCAGAAGTTAGAGCCATTACACTGTCTAAACTGCAGTTAGAGAGAGACTCGTTGGTACTAGATATTGGCTGTGGCACAGGAAGTGTTAGTATTGAATGTGGTTTAAGAGCCAGTGAAGGTTGGATTACAGCTGTGGATCAAAAGGAAGAGGCCATTCATTTAACACAAGAAAATGGGAAAAGATTTCAAGTAAAGAACATAACAACCATTCAAGGAAAAGCCCCAGAAATACTTCCAAAAGAAAACTTTGATAGGATTTTTTTAGGGGGAGGTAGCAAAGACTTAGAACATATAATTGGCTATGCTAAAGCGTATTTGAATCCAGAAGGGATATTTGTTGCAAACACCATTTTACTAAACAGTAGTTATGAGATATTACAACTTCTTAAGAAAAATAACTTTAAAAATATAAATTGTATTCAAGTCCAATTATCAAGAGGATATGACCACAAAGTAGGTTGGATGATGAAAGGGTTAAATCCCATATATATCATTTCAGCTGAACAGTAG
- the cbiD gene encoding cobalt-precorrin-5B (C(1))-methyltransferase CbiD, with amino-acid sequence MKNNSQYIYKDGKKLRTGYTTGSCAAAAAKAAAWMLCHQDICNQIKIDTPKGWQLILDVQKPTFNETEAKCCIIKDSGDDPDITNGIEVFAKVTFQETEEVTIIGGKGVGRVTQKGLQVPVGHSAINPTPMKMIQEEVRHVIPYPQGVQVEIELPKGEALAKKTFNPRLGIEGGLSILGTTGIVEPMSQEALKDTIKLEFNIIKEKGYKKVVLVPGNIGEKLIETFFNYKGENFIKISNYLGYALDLCVALEFDDVLIAGHIGKLIKPAGGTFYTHNRISSTRMEILTANLALLGMANPHLIEIMNCRTTEEAMTIIEREGYKEIYPLLVGKIVDHCEAYCFDQVKVHVALFSMDQLLAKSNSVLEMFKDEQN; translated from the coding sequence TTGAAGAATAATTCCCAGTATATTTATAAAGATGGCAAAAAACTAAGAACAGGCTATACAACAGGTTCTTGTGCAGCAGCAGCAGCAAAGGCGGCGGCATGGATGTTGTGCCATCAAGACATTTGTAATCAAATCAAAATAGACACCCCAAAAGGATGGCAATTAATCTTAGACGTACAGAAACCAACTTTTAATGAAACAGAAGCTAAGTGTTGTATTATAAAGGACTCTGGAGATGATCCAGACATCACCAATGGCATAGAAGTATTTGCAAAAGTGACTTTCCAAGAAACTGAAGAAGTAACCATTATAGGTGGTAAAGGTGTTGGGAGAGTCACTCAAAAAGGATTGCAAGTACCTGTAGGACATAGTGCCATCAATCCCACACCTATGAAGATGATTCAAGAAGAAGTAAGGCATGTTATCCCATATCCTCAAGGTGTACAGGTAGAGATAGAGTTACCAAAAGGAGAAGCATTGGCTAAGAAGACCTTTAACCCAAGACTTGGCATTGAAGGCGGGCTATCCATATTAGGGACAACAGGAATTGTGGAACCTATGTCCCAAGAAGCCTTAAAAGATACTATAAAATTAGAATTCAATATCATTAAAGAAAAAGGATACAAAAAGGTTGTTCTAGTCCCTGGGAATATTGGAGAGAAGTTAATAGAAACGTTTTTCAATTATAAAGGAGAGAACTTTATAAAAATCAGCAATTACCTGGGGTATGCATTAGATTTATGTGTTGCTTTAGAATTTGATGACGTATTAATCGCAGGACATATTGGGAAGTTAATCAAGCCAGCAGGAGGTACTTTCTATACCCATAACAGGATAAGTTCAACAAGAATGGAGATATTAACAGCTAACTTAGCTTTATTAGGAATGGCCAATCCACATTTAATTGAGATTATGAATTGTAGAACCACAGAAGAAGCGATGACAATCATAGAAAGAGAAGGGTACAAAGAAATATACCCACTACTGGTAGGTAAAATCGTGGATCATTGTGAAGCCTATTGCTTTGATCAAGTAAAAGTCCATGTTGCATTATTTAGTATGGATCAATTGCTGGCAAAAAGCAATTCTGTATTGGAGATGTTTAAAGATGAACAGAATTAA
- the cbiE gene encoding precorrin-6y C5,15-methyltransferase (decarboxylating) subunit CbiE yields the protein MNRIKIVGIGPGHKDYILPIAYKTIEEADLLIGGSRNLEVFQDYKKETLCYEGNLKEIVETMAIQKENNKKIVVLVSGDTGFYSLLDYIKNFFSDEDIEVIPGISSFQYLFSRLKRSYKGYGLYSLHGRDIQVDAYIEKHQGVFLLTDEKNTPSSIVTSIMDAYGHWKMIVGENLSYENEKITQGKVKDFRKKEFSKLCVVVIEKYVE from the coding sequence ATGAACAGAATTAAAATTGTTGGCATAGGTCCAGGACATAAAGATTATATTTTGCCAATAGCATACAAGACCATTGAAGAGGCGGACTTACTCATTGGAGGCAGTAGAAATCTAGAGGTCTTTCAAGACTATAAAAAGGAAACCTTATGTTATGAAGGGAATCTTAAAGAGATTGTTGAAACCATGGCAATCCAAAAAGAGAATAATAAAAAAATAGTGGTTTTGGTATCAGGAGACACAGGGTTTTATAGTCTACTAGACTATATAAAAAACTTTTTTTCTGATGAAGACATTGAAGTCATACCTGGTATTAGTTCTTTTCAGTATCTATTTAGTCGTTTAAAAAGAAGCTACAAAGGCTATGGATTATATAGTTTGCACGGTAGAGATATCCAGGTTGACGCCTATATAGAAAAGCATCAAGGGGTTTTTTTATTAACAGATGAAAAAAATACCCCATCTAGTATTGTAACATCAATAATGGATGCATATGGGCATTGGAAAATGATTGTAGGAGAAAATTTATCCTATGAGAATGAAAAAATTACACAAGGGAAAGTTAAGGACTTTAGGAAGAAAGAGTTTTCAAAACTATGTGTGGTGGTGATAGAAAAGTATGTGGAATAA
- the cbiG gene encoding cobalt-precorrin 5A hydrolase encodes MKKMAILTLTEGGLKLGLKLKNQYPDAQLYTMEKYVTQGAQAIKPSLNLMVEKLFQTFDVLCFIMATGIVVRVIAPYIKDKRVDPAVLVMDEKGQYIISLLSGHLGNGNYWAEKIGKDINGTPVITTSSDTNGIVAIDTFASHNHCAIKDMKKAKDLTVLLLEGKTIGVINKEKHNILLKKPYIFIDNEERTDEYPEIEGYVYISKQGPKEMNKPFVWLIPKDIVVGIGCKKGKTKEEIEKVLKASFEKIKLPYESIKKLATVSIKEEELGLQQLARALKVPLEIHSIEDIKKVEDQFQGSEFVKKTIGVKSVSEPCGYLGSCFGKCILPVQKIAGITISLWKEDEV; translated from the coding sequence ATGAAAAAGATGGCAATCCTAACCTTGACAGAAGGGGGACTAAAGTTAGGGCTAAAGCTAAAAAACCAATACCCTGATGCACAGCTTTATACAATGGAAAAATATGTTACTCAAGGTGCCCAGGCAATAAAACCTTCTCTTAATCTAATGGTTGAAAAACTATTCCAAACCTTTGATGTTTTATGTTTTATTATGGCAACAGGCATCGTTGTAAGGGTTATAGCCCCTTATATAAAAGATAAAAGGGTAGACCCGGCCGTATTGGTAATGGATGAAAAAGGCCAATACATTATTAGTCTATTATCAGGACATCTTGGGAATGGCAACTATTGGGCAGAAAAAATAGGTAAAGACATCAATGGAACACCTGTTATCACAACTTCGTCAGATACAAATGGCATTGTTGCAATAGATACCTTTGCAAGTCATAATCATTGTGCTATTAAGGATATGAAAAAAGCAAAAGACTTAACAGTACTATTATTAGAAGGCAAAACCATAGGGGTAATCAACAAAGAAAAACACAATATTCTATTAAAAAAGCCATACATATTCATTGATAATGAAGAAAGAACAGATGAGTACCCAGAAATAGAGGGTTACGTATATATATCAAAACAAGGGCCTAAAGAAATGAATAAACCTTTTGTTTGGTTAATTCCCAAAGATATAGTTGTAGGTATTGGGTGCAAAAAGGGAAAAACAAAAGAGGAAATAGAAAAAGTATTAAAAGCATCCTTTGAAAAAATAAAGCTACCTTATGAATCTATTAAAAAACTGGCAACAGTTTCTATAAAAGAGGAAGAATTAGGGTTGCAACAATTGGCAAGGGCATTAAAAGTACCTTTAGAAATCCATTCTATTGAAGATATAAAAAAGGTAGAAGATCAATTTCAAGGAAGTGAATTTGTCAAAAAAACCATAGGGGTAAAGTCGGTAAGTGAACCTTGTGGCTATTTGGGGTCTTGTTTTGGTAAATGTATTTTACCAGTTCAGAAAATAGCAGGCATTACAATTTCATTATGGAAAGAAGATGAGGTGTAA
- the cobM gene encoding precorrin-4 C(11)-methyltransferase translates to MVLFVGAGPGDVELITVKGKKALEKADCVIYAGSLVNEQLLEYCKKDVEIYNSATMTLEEVIEVMKTKAAASKLIVRLHTGDPSLYGAIREQMDELSTYNIPYDVIPGVSSFLGAAAAIKEELTLPGVSQTVIITRRAGRTGNNEGGSLVELAKHKATMSIFLSVQAIEDVVKDLRTSYEANTPIAVIYKATWEDEKIVKGTLEDIAKKIKEAGINRFAQILVGDFMKDQYTLSKLYDSKFSHMYRNRKDK, encoded by the coding sequence GTGGTATTATTTGTTGGAGCTGGACCAGGCGATGTTGAACTTATTACAGTAAAAGGCAAAAAGGCATTAGAAAAAGCAGACTGTGTGATTTATGCAGGGTCATTAGTGAATGAACAGCTATTAGAGTATTGTAAAAAGGATGTAGAAATATACAATAGTGCCACCATGACTTTAGAGGAAGTTATAGAAGTAATGAAAACAAAGGCAGCAGCAAGTAAGTTAATCGTACGGTTACATACAGGGGACCCATCATTATATGGGGCCATAAGAGAACAAATGGATGAATTAAGTACATATAATATTCCTTATGATGTTATACCAGGTGTAAGTTCCTTCTTGGGTGCAGCAGCGGCCATTAAAGAAGAATTAACATTACCAGGAGTTTCGCAAACAGTGATTATAACGAGACGAGCTGGTAGAACAGGCAATAATGAAGGGGGGTCCTTAGTGGAATTGGCAAAACACAAAGCAACCATGTCTATTTTCTTATCGGTTCAAGCTATTGAAGATGTTGTAAAAGATTTGCGTACAAGTTATGAAGCTAATACCCCTATAGCAGTCATTTATAAAGCAACTTGGGAAGATGAAAAAATAGTTAAGGGAACATTAGAAGATATAGCAAAAAAAATTAAAGAAGCAGGCATTAATCGATTTGCTCAAATATTAGTAGGTGACTTTATGAAGGATCAATATACCTTATCCAAACTGTATGACAGTAAATTTTCCCATATGTATAGAAATAGAAAAGATAAATAG